One genomic window of Aquisalimonas sp. 2447 includes the following:
- a CDS encoding OmpH family outer membrane protein: protein MNKLHSLLVAVVLAAVTGVAVAESKIGFVNAGRVTSEAPQADAARANLEEEFGPRDRAISEERDALRELETQLNRDGAVMSEDEQQRLQRDLVARQRELRRAEEEFREDFNMRRNEELGRLQRRIVDTINDLAEAEGFDLIVSEGVIFASDRVDVTDRVLERLQQDFEGN, encoded by the coding sequence ATGAACAAATTGCATTCCTTGCTGGTGGCGGTGGTGCTCGCGGCGGTGACCGGCGTGGCCGTGGCCGAGAGCAAGATCGGTTTCGTCAACGCCGGTCGGGTGACCTCCGAGGCACCCCAGGCCGATGCCGCCCGCGCCAACCTGGAGGAGGAGTTCGGACCCCGGGACCGGGCCATCTCCGAAGAGCGTGACGCCCTGCGTGAGCTGGAAACGCAGCTCAACCGTGATGGTGCGGTAATGAGCGAGGATGAACAGCAGCGGCTGCAGAGGGATCTTGTGGCGCGCCAGAGGGAGCTGCGGCGTGCCGAAGAGGAGTTCCGGGAAGACTTCAACATGCGGCGCAACGAAGAACTGGGTCGATTGCAACGGCGTATCGTGGACACCATCAACGATCTCGCCGAAGCGGAGGGATTCGACCTGATCGTCAGTGAGGGCGTGATTTTCGCCAGCGATCGGGTGGACGTGACGGATCGCGTGCTGGAGCGCCTGCAGCAGGACTTCGAAGGCAACTGA
- the bamA gene encoding outer membrane protein assembly factor BamA: MRRLVVAVALCVAVVAPVQAFEAFTVEDIRVEGLRRIAPGTVFNYFPISTNDNVDRQLAAEGVRALYDTGFFQDVELQRDGNVLVVNVVERPSVAEIEITGNSAIPTDALIQAMRDSGLAEGETFNRALLEGIERELRRQYFGQGRYDVEVESTVSPLQRNRVAIRIDIDEGRTARIRDVHFVGNEAFSDRELAGVFNLGPRPWYLPFSRRDRYSREALGGDLENLRSHYMNRGYADFSLTSSQVSLTPDRSGIYVTVNLDEGEEYRLGEVRIVGDTIVEREEMQELLGVEEGDRFSQQEITAGASNIRERLGVEGYAFANVNPVPDIDRDNQTVDLTYYVDPGNRAYVRRLNISGNFRTDDEVIRREMRQMEGGWYSSENIATSRRRLNQLGFFERVDIETPQVPGEQDQIDVNVDVTEGLSGSLQAGIGYGSGQGMLLNFSVAQDNVLGTGDRMMLALNNSRVSSLYRLTYTDRYYNVDGVTRYFNASLRETDARRARLSDYGVRQGNLDVGFGIPLNEQDEVRIDVGYEDLRLNLGSQATEDQQDFVDEFGDHYINYKTELSWTRNTFDRRVFPTSGARQSVGLELALPESDLEYYKARYSQQRYFPLAEDWSLSLHGRVGFGEGYGDTSRLPFFENFFAGGINSVRGYRASSLGRRGADDRPTGGNLRTVANAELFFPMPFVDSDAVRFSTFVDGGQVYDTRRDESIRLDDWRYSAGVAFTWMSPLGALTMSLAEPFNDGPEDDLDRFQFSLGQFF; encoded by the coding sequence ATGCGCAGACTCGTAGTTGCCGTTGCCCTGTGTGTCGCCGTGGTCGCTCCGGTGCAGGCCTTCGAAGCGTTCACCGTGGAAGACATCCGGGTCGAAGGGCTGCGTCGCATCGCGCCCGGCACGGTGTTCAATTATTTTCCCATTTCCACCAACGATAACGTCGACCGGCAGTTGGCGGCCGAAGGTGTGCGCGCGCTGTATGACACCGGCTTTTTCCAGGATGTGGAACTGCAGCGGGACGGCAACGTCCTTGTGGTCAACGTCGTGGAGCGGCCGTCGGTGGCGGAAATCGAGATCACCGGCAACAGCGCCATTCCCACGGATGCGTTGATCCAGGCCATGCGGGACTCCGGGCTTGCCGAGGGCGAAACATTCAACCGGGCGCTACTGGAGGGCATTGAACGGGAACTGCGGCGTCAGTATTTCGGCCAGGGTCGCTATGACGTGGAAGTCGAGAGCACCGTCTCGCCCCTGCAGCGCAACCGGGTGGCCATCCGGATCGATATCGACGAAGGGCGGACGGCGCGGATCCGCGATGTCCATTTTGTCGGCAATGAGGCGTTCAGCGACCGGGAACTGGCGGGTGTGTTCAACCTGGGACCGCGCCCCTGGTACCTGCCGTTCTCCCGCCGCGACCGGTACTCCCGCGAGGCGCTGGGCGGTGACCTGGAGAACCTGCGCTCGCATTACATGAATCGCGGTTATGCCGACTTCAGTCTGACCTCCAGCCAGGTCTCCCTGACCCCGGACCGCAGCGGCATTTATGTCACGGTCAACCTGGACGAAGGCGAGGAATACCGCCTGGGCGAGGTGCGCATCGTCGGTGACACCATTGTCGAACGCGAGGAAATGCAGGAGCTCCTGGGGGTGGAGGAGGGGGATCGCTTCTCCCAGCAAGAGATCACCGCCGGCGCCAGCAATATCCGCGAGCGGCTGGGTGTCGAGGGCTACGCCTTCGCCAACGTCAATCCGGTGCCGGATATTGATCGTGATAACCAGACCGTGGATCTGACCTATTACGTGGATCCGGGCAACCGGGCATACGTCCGTCGGCTGAACATCAGTGGCAATTTCCGCACCGATGACGAAGTCATCCGGCGGGAAATGCGGCAAATGGAGGGGGGCTGGTATTCATCGGAGAACATTGCAACGTCGCGGCGGCGCCTGAACCAGCTCGGCTTCTTCGAGCGCGTGGATATCGAGACGCCGCAGGTGCCCGGCGAACAGGACCAGATCGACGTCAACGTGGACGTCACCGAAGGCCTGTCCGGCAGCCTGCAGGCCGGCATCGGCTACGGCAGCGGCCAGGGCATGCTGCTGAACTTCTCGGTGGCCCAGGATAACGTCCTGGGCACCGGGGACCGCATGATGCTGGCGCTGAACAACAGCCGCGTGAGCTCGCTGTACCGTCTGACCTACACCGACCGTTATTACAATGTCGACGGCGTGACCCGCTACTTCAATGCCAGTCTGCGGGAGACGGACGCCCGCCGGGCGCGGTTGTCCGACTACGGCGTGCGGCAGGGGAACCTGGATGTCGGCTTCGGTATCCCGCTGAACGAGCAGGATGAGGTCCGCATCGACGTGGGTTACGAGGACCTGCGGCTTAACCTGGGGTCCCAGGCCACCGAGGACCAACAGGATTTCGTCGACGAGTTCGGCGACCACTACATCAACTACAAGACCGAGCTGAGCTGGACGCGGAACACCTTCGATCGTCGCGTGTTCCCCACCAGCGGGGCACGCCAGTCCGTGGGTCTGGAACTGGCCCTGCCGGAAAGCGATCTGGAGTACTACAAGGCCCGTTACAGCCAGCAGCGCTACTTCCCGCTGGCCGAGGACTGGTCACTCTCTCTCCATGGGCGGGTCGGCTTTGGTGAAGGCTACGGGGATACCAGCCGGCTGCCGTTCTTCGAGAACTTCTTTGCCGGCGGTATCAACTCCGTGCGGGGTTACCGGGCCAGTTCCCTGGGCCGGCGCGGGGCGGATGACCGTCCCACCGGTGGTAACCTGAGAACCGTGGCCAACGCCGAACTGTTTTTCCCGATGCCGTTCGTGGACTCGGACGCGGTTCGGTTCTCCACCTTCGTGGACGGTGGTCAGGTCTACGACACCCGCCGGGATGAGTCCATCCGGCTGGATGACTGGCGCTATTCCGCGGGCGTGGCCTTTACCTGGATGTCGCCCCTGGGCGCATTGACAATGAGCCTGGCCGAACCGTTTAATGACGGGCCCGAAGACGACCTGGACCGGTTCCAGTTCTCACTCGGCCAGTTCTTCTAG
- the rseP gene encoding RIP metalloprotease RseP, protein MSGVGVSVLAFLVAIAILVAFHEFGHYWTARRLGVKVLRYSIGFGTPLLSWRRGTDQTEYVIAAIPLGGYVKMLDEREAPVADDERHRAFNVQPLWRRTLIVLAGPAANFLLAIAVYWLLFVVGTQELRPVIGPVEPETPAAEAGLQEGDEILALEGRRTPAWDRVLMEFMEGGLRGQVVDVQVRTEDGRETVREMDLGGLPRLGDDPDLLRVIGLQPWQPRIDARVGELIDGGAAARAGLQPGDTVTAVSGEPVEQWRDLVAALNDRAGESVTLAVERDGASREVDVELNPAGSDRGVLGVRPDIEPDAFAHMFHTVRYGPVESVSEAVQNTWQTGVLTVQVLGKMLIGEASLKNLSGPINIAQYAGDTASTGLVPFLKFLALISISLGVINLLPIPILDGGHLMYFAAEAIKGSPVSEQAQAIGQQIGILMLILLMGLAFYNDIARLLG, encoded by the coding sequence GTGAGCGGAGTCGGCGTCAGCGTACTTGCCTTCCTGGTTGCCATCGCCATCCTCGTGGCCTTCCACGAATTCGGCCACTACTGGACCGCCCGGCGCCTGGGCGTGAAGGTACTGCGCTACTCCATCGGCTTCGGCACGCCGTTGCTTAGCTGGCGGCGTGGTACCGACCAGACGGAATACGTCATCGCCGCCATCCCTCTGGGTGGTTACGTCAAGATGCTGGACGAGCGTGAAGCCCCGGTGGCAGATGACGAGCGACACCGTGCCTTCAACGTGCAGCCGCTGTGGCGCCGAACCCTGATTGTTCTGGCGGGGCCGGCGGCCAACTTCCTGCTTGCCATCGCCGTCTACTGGTTGCTGTTCGTCGTCGGAACGCAGGAGCTGCGGCCGGTGATCGGTCCGGTGGAGCCGGAAACGCCGGCTGCGGAAGCCGGTCTTCAGGAGGGCGACGAGATCCTGGCCCTGGAGGGGCGCCGCACACCGGCCTGGGATCGCGTGCTCATGGAATTCATGGAGGGCGGGCTGCGTGGCCAGGTGGTCGACGTGCAGGTACGCACCGAGGACGGCCGTGAGACGGTGCGGGAAATGGATCTCGGCGGTCTGCCCCGGCTTGGCGATGATCCGGACCTGTTGCGGGTGATCGGTCTGCAGCCCTGGCAGCCGCGTATCGACGCGCGTGTGGGTGAACTCATCGACGGGGGGGCTGCCGCTCGCGCGGGGTTGCAGCCGGGTGATACGGTTACGGCTGTTTCCGGGGAACCCGTGGAGCAGTGGCGGGATCTGGTCGCAGCCCTGAACGATCGTGCCGGCGAGAGCGTCACGCTTGCCGTAGAACGCGATGGTGCGAGTCGCGAGGTGGATGTCGAGCTGAACCCGGCGGGCTCCGATCGCGGAGTCCTCGGTGTGCGACCGGACATCGAGCCCGACGCCTTCGCGCACATGTTCCATACGGTGCGCTACGGCCCGGTGGAATCCGTGAGCGAGGCCGTCCAGAACACCTGGCAGACCGGTGTGCTCACCGTGCAGGTGCTGGGCAAGATGCTCATCGGGGAAGCGTCATTGAAGAATCTCAGTGGCCCCATCAACATTGCGCAGTATGCCGGGGATACCGCATCCACCGGCCTGGTTCCGTTCCTGAAATTCCTGGCGCTGATCAGCATCAGTCTCGGCGTCATTAATCTGCTTCCGATCCCCATCCTGGACGGCGGCCACCTTATGTACTTCGCCGCCGAGGCGATCAAGGGCAGCCCGGTCTCCGAGCAGGCCCAGGCCATCGGTCAGCAGATCGGGATACTTATGCTGATCCTGCTCATGGGATTAGCGTTTTACAACGATATCGCCCGGCTTCTCGGTTGA
- a CDS encoding 1-deoxy-D-xylulose-5-phosphate reductoisomerase translates to MAVTTVSVLGATGSIGTSTLDVLRRNPYAFRVVALTGHGNVDLLESQCREFAPELAVVADAERAADLRQRLAGAGLPTEVDYGAQGLDAAAGADAQITVAAIVGAAGLRPTLTAVARGRRILLANKESLVMGGALFMAAVERSGAELLPVDSEHNAIFQCLPGNFSRGRLVDSGVSRVVLTASGGPFRDWAADALEGVTPEQACAHPNWSMGRKISVDSATLMNKGLEVIEAAWLFGVEPAHLDVVIHPQSIVHSFVEYADGSMLAQLGNPDMRTPIAHALAWPRRIPAGVPPLDLVRLGQLEFRAPDTTRFRCLDFAFRALREGGASGAILNAANEAAVEAFLQHRMPFTRIADIIAAALDEFGGTDAADLDALLALDRDVRSRARAMIAQCAGGVQ, encoded by the coding sequence ATGGCTGTAACCACCGTCTCGGTTCTCGGTGCCACGGGGTCCATTGGCACCAGTACGCTGGACGTACTGCGGCGGAACCCCTATGCCTTTAGGGTGGTCGCCCTCACCGGGCACGGCAATGTGGACCTGCTGGAGTCGCAGTGTCGGGAATTCGCGCCGGAACTCGCCGTGGTCGCCGATGCCGAGCGTGCCGCGGACCTGCGTCAGCGCCTTGCCGGCGCCGGACTTCCCACGGAGGTGGATTACGGAGCGCAGGGCCTGGATGCAGCCGCCGGCGCCGACGCGCAGATTACCGTGGCGGCCATCGTCGGTGCCGCAGGGCTTCGCCCCACGCTCACTGCCGTGGCCAGGGGGCGGCGTATCCTGCTGGCCAACAAGGAATCACTGGTCATGGGCGGGGCATTGTTCATGGCCGCGGTGGAGCGTAGCGGCGCCGAGCTGCTGCCGGTGGATAGCGAGCACAATGCCATTTTCCAGTGCCTGCCGGGGAACTTTTCCCGTGGGCGGCTCGTCGATAGCGGAGTAAGCCGCGTCGTGCTCACGGCATCCGGAGGGCCATTCCGGGACTGGGCAGCCGATGCGCTGGAGGGAGTCACGCCGGAGCAGGCCTGTGCGCACCCCAACTGGAGCATGGGTCGGAAGATCTCGGTGGATTCGGCAACCCTGATGAACAAGGGGCTGGAGGTGATCGAGGCCGCGTGGCTGTTCGGTGTCGAACCGGCGCATCTGGACGTGGTCATTCACCCCCAGAGCATCGTGCATTCATTCGTGGAGTATGCTGACGGTTCCATGCTGGCCCAACTGGGAAATCCGGACATGAGAACGCCCATTGCCCACGCGCTGGCCTGGCCGCGACGTATCCCGGCCGGTGTGCCGCCGCTGGACCTGGTGCGGCTCGGGCAGCTTGAGTTTCGCGCACCGGATACGACGCGCTTCCGTTGTCTGGATTTTGCCTTCCGCGCCCTGCGGGAGGGCGGCGCCAGCGGAGCGATACTGAATGCAGCCAACGAAGCTGCCGTGGAGGCGTTTCTGCAACATCGCATGCCCTTTACCCGGATCGCGGACATCATCGCCGCTGCCCTGGACGAATTCGGCGGGACCGACGCGGCGGACCTGGATGCTCTCCTTGCCCTGGATCGGGACGTGCGCAGTCGGGCGCGGGCCATGATCGCGCAGTGCGCCGGAGGCGTGCAGTGA
- a CDS encoding phosphatidate cytidylyltransferase, whose protein sequence is MLKWRWITALVLLPLVLGAVFLLPNAGFALVMLLVVALGAWEWAALAGLQEPGRRAGYVTAVVAIAAGTWLLFPFPLLTATVLSLGALVWCVLAVWQVRFELGRARADAVSGLSGMGLGVLLLVPAWFALVWMHDRPDGPWVVVVVLVLTWAADVGAFFAGRWFGRRRLAPRTSPGKTQEGAMGGLVLAVVLVWGMSVVLPVYLPGFGALAVLALVTVAASILGDLFESMIKRLRGVKDSGTLLPGHGGVLDRIDSLTATAPVFAAGLVWL, encoded by the coding sequence GTGCTTAAGTGGCGGTGGATCACCGCCCTTGTCCTTTTGCCTCTGGTTCTGGGGGCGGTGTTCCTGCTCCCCAACGCCGGTTTTGCCCTGGTCATGCTGCTGGTTGTGGCCCTGGGGGCCTGGGAGTGGGCCGCATTGGCAGGCCTGCAGGAGCCGGGCCGCCGGGCGGGTTACGTGACCGCGGTGGTGGCGATCGCCGCAGGCACCTGGCTACTGTTTCCGTTTCCCCTCCTGACCGCCACGGTGCTCTCGCTGGGCGCCCTGGTGTGGTGCGTGCTGGCGGTGTGGCAGGTGCGTTTCGAGCTCGGCCGGGCGCGTGCGGACGCGGTGTCCGGGCTCTCCGGCATGGGTCTGGGCGTGCTTCTGCTGGTTCCGGCCTGGTTCGCGCTGGTGTGGATGCACGACCGTCCTGACGGCCCCTGGGTGGTGGTCGTGGTGCTGGTGCTGACCTGGGCAGCCGACGTCGGCGCTTTCTTTGCCGGGCGCTGGTTCGGGCGGCGCCGGCTGGCGCCAAGGACGAGCCCCGGCAAGACCCAGGAGGGCGCCATGGGCGGCCTGGTGCTGGCGGTCGTGCTGGTCTGGGGCATGAGCGTAGTGTTGCCGGTGTACCTGCCCGGTTTCGGGGCGTTGGCCGTGCTGGCCCTGGTGACCGTGGCCGCCTCGATCCTCGGTGACCTGTTCGAGAGCATGATCAAACGCCTGCGTGGCGTGAAGGATAGCGGTACGCTGCTGCCGGGCCATGGCGGCGTGCTGGACCGGATTGATTCCCTGACCGCCACCGCGCCGGTGTTCGCAGCGGGGCTGGTATGGCTGTAA
- a CDS encoding isoprenyl transferase, whose translation MSDVSAERNDRRRHVPRHIAIVMDGNGRWAKARMMPRQAGHRAGAESVRQVVEAAGKMGVEVLTLFAFSSENWSRPQEEVSVLMDLFLRTLEKESVRLHEHNVRIRMIGDRARLSRRLQEQMASAEALTADNTGLTLVIAASYGGRWDLARAARRMAQDARDGQLDPNEINEQCMTSYLSLDGLPEPDLLIRTGGEKRISNFLLWHLAYAELLFVDTLWPDFGTDELHAAVDAFAGRERRFGMTAEQVERVGRA comes from the coding sequence ATGAGCGACGTATCAGCGGAAAGGAATGATCGCCGGCGGCATGTCCCGCGCCATATAGCCATCGTCATGGATGGCAACGGGCGCTGGGCCAAGGCACGGATGATGCCGCGCCAGGCGGGTCACCGTGCTGGCGCGGAATCCGTGCGCCAGGTCGTTGAAGCTGCCGGCAAGATGGGCGTGGAGGTCCTGACCCTGTTCGCCTTCAGCAGCGAGAACTGGTCTCGCCCGCAGGAAGAGGTGTCCGTGCTCATGGATCTGTTTCTCCGCACGCTGGAGAAAGAATCCGTGCGCCTGCACGAACACAACGTCCGCATCCGCATGATCGGGGACCGGGCTCGACTGTCGCGGCGTCTGCAGGAGCAGATGGCCTCCGCGGAGGCACTCACCGCCGACAACACCGGCCTGACCCTGGTCATTGCCGCAAGCTACGGCGGTCGCTGGGATCTGGCGAGGGCCGCGAGGCGCATGGCTCAGGACGCCCGTGACGGGCAGCTGGATCCGAATGAAATCAACGAACAATGCATGACGTCCTACCTGAGCCTGGATGGCCTGCCGGAACCGGATCTGCTGATTCGTACCGGGGGCGAGAAGCGCATCAGTAATTTCCTTCTCTGGCACCTGGCCTACGCAGAACTCCTGTTCGTGGACACTCTCTGGCCCGACTTCGGTACCGACGAGCTGCACGCCGCCGTGGATGCGTTTGCCGGTCGTGAGCGGCGCTTCGGCATGACCGCCGAGCAAGTGGAGCGAGTCGGCCGTGCTTAA